From Rhodamnia argentea isolate NSW1041297 chromosome 10, ASM2092103v1, whole genome shotgun sequence, a single genomic window includes:
- the LOC115741990 gene encoding uncharacterized protein LOC115741990 — protein sequence MSGTEVPSARSALTNPTADGILAALTQVGALMLKPSKFTGTGKPEEAEQWIKEMEKMFRLLNCTDVHKMTPAEYRMDRNAMYWWQAMEDTVFPARTEIVWEIFVTAFYEKYFSSCTQDRKLIDFVELKRGDRTVDEYEAKFSELSRFALRPVEHLEDKAKKFLKGLKPEIRKQLAPFGPMTYREIYSKAQYVEQEMAGEEIEPMPPVIRGNENCGKRPMQPSRFQLNPNKRRFGENFGKQGGVRIA from the exons ATGAGTGGAACAGAGGTACCATCAGCAAGAAGCGCCCTTACTAACCCAACAGCAGATGGCATTTTGGCGGCTTTAACCCAAGTGGGAGCATTGATG TTAAAACCTTCCAAGTTCACGGGAACTGGAAAGCCTGAAGAGGCGGAGCAGTGGATCAAGGAAATGGAGAAGATGTTCAGGCTATTGAATTGTACTGATGTACATAAGATGACACCGGCGGAGTATCGGATGGACAGGAATGCTATGTATTGGTGGCAGGCAATGGAGGACACGGTATTCCCTGCAAGAACAGAGATTGTCTGGGAAATTTTTGTCACTGCTTTCTATGAGAAGTATTTCTCGAGTTGCACTCAAGACCGAAAGCTAATAGACTTTGTGGAACTAAAGCGGGGTGATAGAACCGTTGATGAATATGAGGCGAAGTTTTCTGAACTGTCAAGGTTTGCTCTTCGCCCGGTTGAGCATCTTGAGGATAAGGCGAAGAAGTTTTTGAAAGGCTTGAAGCCGGAGATAAGGAAGCAATTGGCGCCATTCGGGCCAATGACCTACCGAGAGATTTATAGCAAGGCACAGTATGTGGAACAGGAGATGGCTGGAGAGGAGATAGAGCCGATGCCTCCAGTGATCCGGGGTAATGAAAATTGTGGGAAGAGGCCAATGCAGCCTAGTCGATTTCAGTTAAACCCTAATAAGAGGCGTTTTGGAGAGAATTTTGGCAAGCAAGGTGGGGTACGGATTGCGTAA